One window of the Felis catus isolate Fca126 chromosome E3, F.catus_Fca126_mat1.0, whole genome shotgun sequence genome contains the following:
- the CYP2W1 gene encoding cytochrome P450 2W1 encodes MALLLVGLLLLLGLWGLLRAHTRTPSPAPRWPPGPRPLPLIGNLHLLCVSQQDRSLMELSERYGPVFTVHLGLQKTVVLAGYEAVREALVGTGSKLADRPPVAVFQLIQGGGGIFFSSGARWRAARQFTVRTLHDLGVGRGPMVDKILQELRCLMGQLDSYGGRPFPLALLGWAPSNITFTLLFGRRFDYQDPLFVSLLRLIDDVMVLLGTPSLQLFNIYPRLGALLQLHRPVLRKIEEVRAILRTLLETRRPPPPGAGPVQSYMDALIQQGQGKDPHGLFAEADMVACVLDMVMAGTETTSATLQWAALLMSRHPSVQGRVQEELDRVLGPGRLPRLEDQRSLPYTSAVLHEVQRSITLLPHVPRCMAADTQLGGYLLPKGTPVIPLLSSVLLDKTQWETPRQFNPGHFLDADGRFVKRAAFLPFSAGRRVCVGESLARSELFLLFAGLLHRYRLLPPPGLSPGALDTTPAPAFTMRPPAQALCAVPRHGGSAQADPGRV; translated from the exons ATGGCCCTGCTGCTCGTGgggctcctgctgctcctggggctctgggggctGCTCCGAGCCCACacccgcaccccctccccagcccctcgcTGGCCCCCTGGGCCACGCCCACTGCCGCTCATCGGAAACCTGCATTTGCTGTGCGTGTCACAGCAGGACCGGTCACTGATGGAG CTTTCGGAACGGTACGGGCCGGTGTTCACTGTGCACTTGGGGCTCCAGAAGACGGTGGTGCTGGCCGGCTACGAGGCCGTGAGGGAGGCCCTGGTGGGCACCGGGTCAAAGCTGGCCGACCGACCCCCCGTCGCCGTCTTCCAGCTCATCCAGGGCGGTGGGG GTATCTTCTTCTCATCGGGGGCACGCTGGAGGGCCGCCCGCCAGTTCACTGTGCGCACCCTCCATGACCTGGGCGTGGGGAGGGGGCCCATGGTCGACAAGATCCTGCAGGAGCTGAGGTGCCTCATGGGGCAGCTGGACAGCTACGGAG GCCGGCCCTTCCCCCTGGCCCTGCTCGGCTGGGCCCCTTCCAACATCACCTTCACACTCCTCTTCGGCCGGCGCTTCGACTACCAGGATCCCCTGTTCGTGTCCCTGCTGAGGCTTATCGATGACGTCATGGTCCTCCTGGGGACCCCCAGCCTGCAG CTGTTCAACATCTACCCCCGGCTCGGGGCTCTCCTCCAGCTGCACCGGCCTGTCCTTCGGAAGATAGAGGAGGTGCGAGCCATCCTGAGGACCCTCCTGGAGACGCGGCGGCCCCCCCCGCCCGGGGCAGGCCCCGTGCAGAGCTACATGGACGCCCTGATCCAGCAGGGCCAG GGGAAAGACCCCCACGGCCTGTTTGCCGAGGCCGACATGGTGGCCTGTGTTCTCGACATGGTCATGGCCGGCACAGAGACCACCTCCGCCACGCTGCAGTGGGCCGCCCTCCTGATGAGCAGGCACCCGAGTGTGCAAG GCCGGGTGCAGGAGGAGTTGGACCGGGTGCTGGGGCCCGGGCGCCTCCCCCGGCTGGAGGACCAGCGGTCACTGCCCTACACCAGCGCCGTGCTGCACGAGGTCCAGCGCTCCATCACTCTCCTGCCCCACGTGCCGCGGTGCATGGCGGCTGACACCCAGCTGGGCGGCTACCTGCTCCCCAAG GGCACACCCGTGATCCCTCTGCTGAGCTCGGTGCTCCTGGACAAGACGCAGTGGGAGACCCCTCGCCAGTTCAACCCGGGTCACTTCCTGGACGCCGACGGGCGCTTTGTGAAGCGGGCagccttcctgcctttctccGCAG GCCGCCGCGTCTGCGTGGGGGAGAGCCTGGCCAGGTCGGAGCTGTTTCTGCTGTTCGCCGGCCTCCTCCACAGGTACCGCCTGCTGCCCCCACCGGGCCTCAGCCCTGGCGCCCTGGACACCACGCCCGCCCCGGCCTTCACCATGCGGCCGCCAGCACAGGCCCTCTGCGCGGTGCCCAGACACGGGGGCTCTGCCCAAGCAGACCCGGGGAGGGTCTGA